The region AACAGCGAACAGGGATCCCAAAAGCTCGAGCCAAGCCAAAATCAGCCAACTTCAGCTCCCCATTCTGAAGGGAGATAGGAAGAGACATGGAGAGGGCTTTTCAACAGTCTCAGGGCAGGccccctgcctcagcctccccactcccccaccttcTCCCTGGAAGGTACCCTGTTTATTAGCAGGTTCTGGGGCTTCAGGTCTCTATGCAGCACGTTGCGACTGTGACAGAATCCCAGGCCTTTCAGCAGCTGAAAGAGGAATGactgtggggggagggaggtgtAGAGTAGGGCGTCAGACCTTATGGATGGGACGCTGTACCCAGGGGTGGACCACACGCCCCTCTTCACCCTCTGCTTTGCCTCAAAACCCCACCTGTCCTTCAGCGACATCATTCATTCACTGTGGAGGACTGGCTTTGTACGGTGCTAGGTATTAATATAGGAGCAGTGCATGAAAGCCTTGGTCCGACTCTGGAACTTACAGCCTGATCTGTCCCCTATCTGGCCTCATGTAAGCACATGCTTTGTAGCCATCAGTATCTATACTGTGTTATGTTATTAATCAGGACTGCTGCCCCTGGAACCTGGGACAAGGCACTTGGCCTTGggcctaaaacagtgcctggcacatggcaaagCACCCAACAGGTATTTGTTGAACAAACGAGTGGATGAATCTCTTTGAATCTCATTTTCTCATCCCTCAAGTGCAGATTACATCACTGATACCGGAGTGTTACTGTCAGATCAAAGAGACCATGGGAAGATGCTTGCAAGGAGGGAGGCCTGTGGAGGGCAGCAACAGGGTTTTCTCATTCCCTGAAGCTCCAGGGTGTCTCCACTCCGGGCCTGAACCTGGTGCTCAGAGGGTGCGCAGACTGCAGACAGACTTCCGTCCTGCCTCCCTGAGTCTCCGGGACACCAGCCCCTCACCTTCACAATTTCAGGATCCAGGTCACCATTACAGCTGTCAAAATACTTCTTAAGGTCCTAGAaaagggtggggttgggggaggggccaGAGTTTAACCTCAGTTGGGGCCCCTACACCCTCCCAAGGCCACACTGTCTCCCAAGTCCCCCTTTCACCTGGTCACAGAACTCAAAAACCAAAGTCAGCTTCTTGTCACTATGCAGGACGTCATGAAGCctagggaggaggaagggctcAGCTAGGCAGGTCTGCAAATTTCAGCTTCACGTCCCTATTATCAGCCCAACCCTGATCCCAGTATCAGCCCAGCCTTCTCTGAAGCCCCCCTCCTCCAACTGATCACACAGGCCAGGAGGACCCTGCCCATCTACACACCTGACGATGTTCTTGTGCTTCAGCTCTTTGAGTAGGCAGATTTCCCGAAGGGCTGAGCTCGGCACTCCCTACACATGGGAGGGGGCCGGGCGGGCAACAGTCACAACCCACCCAACCTGGGCCCTCaacccccaccctggccctgaTGTCCCAGTCCTACCTCATCATCGTCATCCAGCCTCACCCGTTTCAGAGCCACGATCTCATGGGTCTCCCGGTTTTTGGCCTTGAATACTGTCCCGTAGGTGCCTAGAGGAAGAAGGTCAGGGGTGAGGGTAAAGATGGGACACCCTTCCCACCCCCATGAAGTCCCCCTGGGGAGTTCAGGCAGCGTGGGAGGGTGTTATTTGTGAAGCCTGGAGGAGTAGGGGGAGAGACTCAGGTGAAGGTTCAGCATGGAGGAGCTTTGTGAGTGAGGATGGAGCAGAGAAGGTGCCTGCAGATGGCTCACGGGGTGTCTGCAGCAGGGAGAGGCTGCAGCTGCCAGGGTTAGGAGGTCTGTAATAAAGGCGGTGCTTCCAGAAGATCTGGAAATAGCAAACAGGTCTGGGAGGATAGTGAGAGGCAGCAGAAATGAGGCCGGAGGTCTGCATTGAGAACTAAGCTGGGGTTGGGGATTGGGGGgccggggtgggtgggtgaggctCTGCGGGTGGTGCTGAGGCTAGGGCTAGGAGACGCAGGAAGTGCTAATGTCCGCAGGTGGGTCTCCAGGAAGTGCTAAGGTTGGGAAGGGGCGACTGCGGGAAATGCTAACGAAAAGGATGGGTGTCTGCAAGGAGTGTTGAGAGCTCGGGGCCAAGGCTGCAGCCAATGCTGAAGTCGGAGCCTGTGGGTATTGCTGACGGTAGAGAAGCCAGGGCTCCAAGGAATGCTGAAGGGTCTGTAGAGGAAGATCTTGCAGGAACATCTCGTAGTCCCATTACCTTCCCCAATCTTCTCGAGTTTCTCGTATTTCTGCATCGCGGCAGCCGCGGGGACCCCTACGGGCCCTAGGTTCTAAGACTTCGGCCCCGGCGTTGCAGAGGAGGCGGCACCCCAGCCTCCGGCCCTGCCCCGCCCTCCTGACTGTGCATGGGCTTCTGGGGCGTGTAGTACTAAGGGTAGCCAGGTTTGCCAGCAATGTGCGCGGCATTAGGCCACGAGAAGACTACAACTCCCAGCAGGCTGCTCAAGGGCTCTCTGCAGCACTCGCTTCCCGGGACTCCGGATCGACCGCGGAGGAAAACCTTGGACTTCAAGTCCCAGGAAGCATCGCGTGTCCGCTTTCCGGGCCTCACCGCCGAAGCGCCAAGGCTCCCAGTGTGCCTCTCTCTTGTTATTCCTTTCTGTGATCACTACCTTTTTTTTGAAAAGGGCCTCTCTGGGACTACGCATTCCAGAacgcagagggtgggggtggggcgctCTCTGGGTTTGGGGTTTGGCGGCCTTCGTCCTGGGCCGGAAGGGGAGCGCTCTGGCCCGGCTGATGGTGTTGAGGTTCTAGCGACCTCCTGACAACGGCAATACGGACTCCCACCTCTCCCCAGGCCATCTGGAGACCTCAGGATTGATTGGGCAATGGCTCCGAGCCATGCCTTGACGATGACTTCACAGGGACCAGCTGAACTACGGGGCTGGGAAGAGAGGCAGGTGTGCCCCAGGATTTAACCTACGCCAGAgaccccttcctgccctctgttTGTCGTCTCGGAGCCCACCTGACTCCAGCCGCTCGCTACACTGTGACTTCCCGAGGCAAGCTGGCTGGAGCCCTGGGAGACCCTTCGTACCGGCCTGGAGAACCCGGGCCCACCGGAGGCAGCCAGGGTGTGGCCGAGAGCTGGCAGGTTGGCTGCCGCCCTCGACAGACAGAAGCACAGACAGATGGTACACTTGCAGCAGCCTTGACCTCATCCTTTAAGGAGTTGATTATAGATTTTCCTGCGCTCCTCTCTAATTGTCTCATGATTGCATTCTTGAGGGCTGTGAACTGGATAGAAACGGCCCCAAACAGCACTGCTCAGCACCAGAACCATAGTTGGtgataaacatttgttaattAACTTGTTTATATCGGAACGTTTTCTGCAACACTGTGCTTCACCTACTGGcaggctaaaaaataaaaaagtatacttCTTAAGTGgaagaatttataatttagttGAGGAAACTAGAAATACAGAAATCTTGAGTGGCAGGGGATGATTATAATAGGGCTCGAGGAGGGAGGTCGCCGCAGGGAATCTCTCTGAGGCAGAAGTTCCCGGGTTCGGAAAGTCTAGGTCAGCTGAGGGCAATGGGAATCCAACCTCCAGGAGCCGTCACCCCTATCGCcatccccctcccgcccccaccgcAGCAAAGAAAGGGCCTTTCTTGGAGGCACTGGGGATTACTGGGGAGTAGCGGGGGGTGGTTGGGGGAGAATCTCGACCCCGACGCATTCGTAAATATTTCCAGTTCCTCTGATGTTTCCTGAACATCTTCGTGTCTCCGTTTTCCCGTGTGTGTCTCCTCTTTCCGCCCAGAGGTGCCTAATGCGGCCCAAAGACGGCGTCCCCGGGGTGCCCAAGTCCCGCGCGGGGAAGCCCGGGCGGCTGCCTCACGGGATAGAGCTGGGGTCTGGTGCCGGGCGGTGCCTGGAAGCGCGCCTCCGCGCCCGGGTCTCGGCCCCCGCTCCCCGCCTCCCGGCCCGCCGCGGGGCCGCGCACGGTGCGCCGGGGGGCGCGCACGCAGGGGGCTGGCCTGCCCGCGGCGCGGGGGAAAGTTGAGTTGGGAGAAGTTGGGAGCGGCGGGGGTGAGCCCCGAGGTGGGCACTAGGGAGTCGTCGGGAGCGCGCGAGGGCGCCGGAGAAGGGGGAGAGACCCCGAGACCTCCGGGGCACGCAGTCCAGAGCAAGCGGGTGAGCGGAGCGGTGGCGGCGGAGGAGGCCAGGGCCgcggagggaggaagggagggggaaggaaaggggggaaCTCGGGACTCGGAGCTGGGAGGGAGTGGAAGTGGAGGAAGGGGCGGAGACTGGGGCGCGGGGAAGCCAGGTCTTGGGGAGAAGGATGCGGAGGCGCGCGGGCGCGGGTCGGGAGCGGGATCCGGGGTCCGCTTGTTAGATAGAGTTCCCTAAAGCGAGGGTGCCGCGCCCCCTGCCACCAGGAGGGGGTAGTCCCTGGGAGGCGCCGCCGGCCTTCCCAATTCCTGGGCGGACTCCGGACCACACCCCTCCCCTACGACCCCCGACTCTATTCTTTAGGCCCGTCGGGGGTGTCTAGGTTGGGGGTGGGCCGGGGCCGCCGCCCCCGACCTCCGGGTTGGGAGGCGGAGCTgtgcggggagggggtggcgggtcTGGTCAGGACAAGGGGTGTCGGGCAGAAGGGGGAGCCACTGGGTGGGTATGGGAAAGATGGGTCCGGAGAGTTGCATTTGactccgggggtgggggtgggggcgctggcTGGTCTAGGTGGGAAGCCCGGTGCTGGGTGTTGGGGGCGGCGCTGCCTCAAATCCACTTTATCCTCCTCCCTCCGCCCCACTTCGGAGAGCTGTGGAATGTGCGAGTTCACTTGGGGGATGGTTAATGCCCAAGTGGGGGTCCAGGGTGCTAATCCCTTGGGCCGGAGTGGGGAGACGCTAATCCCCCGGGCCGGTCGGGGCTGGTCCCCGGAATGTGCCCCCACCCCGGATTATCGGCACCGATGCCCTGGACAGAAGCTGCTTTGTGTTCTGGGTCGGCGGGGTCGGGtcggtggtggggtggggtggggagtacACCGAGGGCACAGCCTGGAAGTGGGAGTGGGGCACCTGTAGGTGCCCAAGCCACCACGCACTCTTCTCAGCCAGGGGTCTCTCCCCCCTagtgccccctctcccccacacca is a window of Vulpes vulpes isolate BD-2025 chromosome 7, VulVul3, whole genome shotgun sequence DNA encoding:
- the CDK5 gene encoding cyclin-dependent kinase 5 isoform X1, with amino-acid sequence MQTSGLISAASHYPPRPVCYFQIFWKHRLYYRPPNPGSCSLSLLQTPRTYGTVFKAKNRETHEIVALKRVRLDDDDEGVPSSALREICLLKELKHKNIVRLHDVLHSDKKLTLVFEFCDQDLKKYFDSCNGDLDPEIVKSFLFQLLKGLGFCHSRNVLHRDLKPQNLLINRNGELKLADFGLARAFGIPVRCYSAEVVTLWYRPPDVLFGAKLYSTSIDMWSAGCIFAELANAGRPLFPGNDVDDQLKRIFRLLGTPTEEQWPAMTKLPDYKPYPMYPATTSLVNVVPKLNATGRDLLQNLLKCNPVQRISAEEALQHPYFSDFCPP
- the CDK5 gene encoding cyclin-dependent kinase 5 isoform X3, with the translated sequence MQKYEKLEKIGEGTYGTVFKAKNRETHEIVALKRVRLDDDDEGVPSSALREICLLKELKHKNIVRLHDVLHSDKKLTLVFEFCDQDLKKYFDSCNGDLDPEIVKSFLFQLLKGLGFCHSRNVLHRDLKPQNLLINRNGELKLADFGLARAFGIPVRCYSAEVVTLWYRPPDVLFGAKLYSTSIDMWSAGCIFAELANAGRPLFPGNDVDDQLKRIFRLLGTPTEEQWPAMTKLPDYKPYPMYPATTSLVNVVPKLNATGRDLLQNLLKCNPVQRISAEEALQHPYFSDFCPP
- the CDK5 gene encoding cyclin-dependent kinase 5 isoform X4, whose protein sequence is MQKYEKLEKIGEGTYGTVFKAKNRETHEIVALKRVRLDDDDEGVPSSALREICLLKELKHKNIVRLHDVLHSDKKLTLVFEFCDQDLKKYFDSCNGDLDPEIVKLLKGLGFCHSRNVLHRDLKPQNLLINRNGELKLADFGLARAFGIPVRCYSAEVVTLWYRPPDVLFGAKLYSTSIDMWSAGCIFAELANAGRPLFPGNDVDDQLKRIFRLLGTPTEEQWPAMTKLPDYKPYPMYPATTSLVNVVPKLNATGRDLLQNLLKCNPVQRISAEEALQHPYFSDFCPP
- the CDK5 gene encoding cyclin-dependent kinase 5 isoform X2 produces the protein MQTSGLISAASHYPPRPVCYFQIFWKHRLYYRPPNPGSCSLSLLQTPRTYGTVFKAKNRETHEIVALKRVRLDDDDEGVPSSALREICLLKELKHKNIVRLHDVLHSDKKLTLVFEFCDQDLKKYFDSCNGDLDPEIVKLLKGLGFCHSRNVLHRDLKPQNLLINRNGELKLADFGLARAFGIPVRCYSAEVVTLWYRPPDVLFGAKLYSTSIDMWSAGCIFAELANAGRPLFPGNDVDDQLKRIFRLLGTPTEEQWPAMTKLPDYKPYPMYPATTSLVNVVPKLNATGRDLLQNLLKCNPVQRISAEEALQHPYFSDFCPP